A stretch of Caballeronia sp. SL2Y3 DNA encodes these proteins:
- a CDS encoding DUF899 domain-containing protein, with the protein MTTHTTATHHEWLAARLDLLKAEKDLTRRSDELARQRQALPWVRIDKTYRFDTEAGDATLADLFGGRSQLLVYHFMFGPDWSAGCPSCSSIADGFDGFAVHLAHHDVALWAVSRASIDKLAAYKKRMGWCFPWASAKDGEFNYDFNVSFTEAQQRAGDIEYNFARGGHAMDMKDAPEPVKAFAAECGTDAPTFTRDRPGMSAFAMEDGVVYHTYSAYARGLDALWGMYQWLDRAPKGRNENGIWWKRHDEYAD; encoded by the coding sequence ATGACGACTCACACCACTGCGACACACCATGAATGGCTCGCCGCACGGCTCGATCTCTTGAAAGCCGAGAAGGACCTCACGCGCCGCAGCGACGAACTCGCGCGGCAACGTCAGGCTTTGCCGTGGGTTCGCATCGACAAGACATATCGCTTCGATACCGAAGCCGGCGATGCCACGCTCGCCGACCTCTTTGGCGGGCGCTCGCAACTGCTCGTCTATCACTTCATGTTCGGACCGGACTGGAGCGCGGGCTGTCCATCTTGCTCGTCGATTGCGGACGGCTTCGACGGCTTCGCCGTTCATCTCGCGCATCATGATGTCGCGCTGTGGGCCGTGTCGCGCGCGTCCATCGACAAGCTCGCGGCCTACAAAAAGCGCATGGGATGGTGCTTTCCGTGGGCGTCCGCGAAGGATGGCGAGTTCAACTACGACTTCAACGTGTCGTTCACCGAGGCGCAGCAGCGCGCGGGCGACATCGAATATAACTTTGCGCGCGGCGGCCACGCGATGGACATGAAGGACGCGCCGGAACCCGTGAAGGCATTCGCCGCCGAGTGCGGCACCGACGCGCCGACCTTCACGCGCGACCGCCCCGGCATGAGTGCATTCGCGATGGAAGACGGCGTCGTCTATCACACGTATTCGGCGTATGCGCGTGGTCTCGATGCGCTGTGGGGCATGTATCAATGGCTCGATCGCGCGCCGAAAGGACGCAATGAGAACGGCATCTGGTGGAAGCGCCATGACGAGTATGCGGACTGA
- a CDS encoding DUF2182 domain-containing protein produces the protein MTSMRTDLVVQSAYVASEHERRGFVALLAFAFALSAALLAACHACMPSMDWARPCGQTPLGAAVSFVAAWAVMMNAMMLPPFAQTLWRYRRCGAAALALMTAGYVTAWSMTGIAMYPLGATWSALLVTKPVAGGAVIVLAGIVQSSRWKARRLARCRSTREHRSTMLASYEHGIWHGMQCIASCAALTVALCVAGMADPRAMAAVTLAIAAERMLSFGHRIAQGMGVLMIAAGAAWMLHAVA, from the coding sequence ATGACGAGTATGCGGACTGATCTCGTCGTGCAGAGCGCGTACGTTGCAAGCGAGCACGAGCGGCGCGGATTCGTCGCGCTGCTTGCCTTCGCGTTCGCGCTGAGCGCCGCGTTGCTCGCCGCGTGTCATGCCTGCATGCCCTCGATGGACTGGGCGCGTCCCTGCGGCCAGACGCCGCTCGGCGCGGCAGTCTCTTTCGTCGCTGCATGGGCCGTCATGATGAACGCGATGATGCTGCCGCCCTTCGCGCAGACGTTGTGGCGCTATCGCCGGTGCGGCGCGGCGGCGCTTGCGCTCATGACGGCCGGTTATGTCACGGCATGGTCGATGACCGGCATCGCGATGTATCCGCTCGGCGCGACATGGAGCGCGCTTCTCGTGACGAAGCCCGTCGCCGGCGGCGCGGTGATCGTGCTTGCCGGCATCGTGCAATCGAGCCGATGGAAGGCGCGCCGTCTCGCGCGTTGCCGCTCGACCCGCGAGCATCGCTCGACGATGCTCGCATCGTATGAACACGGGATATGGCACGGCATGCAGTGCATTGCATCCTGCGCGGCGCTCACCGTGGCTTTATGCGTTGCCGGCATGGCGGACCCGCGAGCAATGGCCGCGGTGACGTTGGCCATAGCGGCAGAGCGCATGCTGTCGTTCGGGCATCGCATAGCACAAGGCATGGGTGTACTGATGATCGCCGCAGGCGCGGCGTGGATGCTTCATGCCGTCGCATGA